A region from the Lolium perenne isolate Kyuss_39 chromosome 4, Kyuss_2.0, whole genome shotgun sequence genome encodes:
- the LOC127294947 gene encoding protein transport protein yos1 gives MGLWMLLEGFLLLANSLAILNEDRFLGPRGWSMSEVSGNGQTKSLKGQVVGLIYATQFLRMPLIALNILIIVVKVVSG, from the coding sequence ATGGGCTTGTGGATGCTGCTGGAGGGTTTTTTGCTTCTTGCGAATTCCTTGGCCATACTGAATGAAGACCGCTTTCTTGGTCCCAGGGGTTGGAGCATGTCTGAAGTTTCAGGAAATGGGCAAACAAAGTCTTTGAAGGGCCAGGTCGTTGGGCTCATCTACGCCACTCAGTTTCTGCGGATGCCCTTGATAGCGCTTAACATTCTTATCATTGTTGTCAAAGTCGTCTCAGGCTAA